The Flavobacteriales bacterium DNA window CAAACGCTACCGATGCCACGCAGAAGCTGAAGACCCTCAGCGGCATCGACAAGTTCAAAGGCGAGATGGGCGAACTGACCATCGAGGTCGTATTGGACGAAAAGGCCGGAACCCTCACCATCAAGGACAAGGGTATAGGTATGACGGCCGAAGAGGTGGACAAGTACATCAACGATATCGCCTTCTCGGGTGCAGAGGAATTCGTGAACAAATACAAGGACAAGGCAGAGGCCATGATCGGCCACTTCGGTCTTGGGTTCTACTCATCGTTCATGGTGGCAAAAAAGGTGGAGATCATCACCAAAAGCTACATGAAGACCAAGAAGGCCGCGCATTGGACCTGCGATGGCAGCCCGAACTACACCTTGGAAGAAAGCGACCGTAAAGACCGCGGAACAGACATCATCCTACATATTGCGGACGACAGCAAGGAATTCTTGCAGAAAAGCCGTATTGAAGGCATTCTTAACAAGTACTGTAAGTTCCTTCCTGTTCCGATCAAGTTCGGAACGAGGACAAGAACCGAATACGCAGAGCGCGATGAGGAAGGCAACAAGAAAGGTGAGGACAAGCAGATCACCGAAGACAACATCATCAACAACACCGATCCTGCTTGGACCAAGCAGCCAAGCGACCTGAAGGAAGAGGACTACAAAGCGTTCTACCGCGAACTGTACCCCGGCACCTTTGATGAGCCGTTGTTCAACATCCACCTCAACGTGGATTATCCGTTCAACCTCACCGGTATCCTCTACTTCCCTAAGATCAAGCAGAACATTCAGGTACAGAAAGACAAGATCCAACTGTACAGCAATCAGGTGTTCATTACCGATAATGTGGAGAACATCGTTCCTGAGTTCCTAACGCTATTGCACGGGGTCATCGACTCACCGGATATTCCTTTGAACGTATCGCGCAGCTATCTACAGAGCGACCACAACGTTCAGAAGATCAGCAATCACATCAGTAAAAAGGTCAGCGATAAACTGAACGAACTCTTTAAGGTCGATCGTGAGGACTTTGAGAAGAAGTGGGACGACATCAAGATCTTCATCCAGTACGGTATGCTAAGTGATGAGAAGTTCTACGAGCGCGCCACCAAGTTCTGGCTGTTCAAGAACACCGATGGCAAGTATTTCACCATGGAGGAATACAAGGAGCACATCACTGCCAACCAAACAGATAAGGACAACAAGTTGGTGTACCTCTACACGAACGATCAGGAGGCGCAGCACAGCTACATCGACATTGCCAAGGAGAAAGGCTACGATGTGCTGGTAATGGACAGTCCGCTCGATTCGCACTTCGTGAATCAGATGGAGCAGAAATTGGAGAACAGCACGTTTGCCCGAGTGGATGCGGACATCATTGACAAGCTCATCAATAAGGA harbors:
- the htpG gene encoding molecular chaperone HtpG, which encodes MKQGKINVSTDNIFPIIKKFLYSDHEIFLRELVANATDATQKLKTLSGIDKFKGEMGELTIEVVLDEKAGTLTIKDKGIGMTAEEVDKYINDIAFSGAEEFVNKYKDKAEAMIGHFGLGFYSSFMVAKKVEIITKSYMKTKKAAHWTCDGSPNYTLEESDRKDRGTDIILHIADDSKEFLQKSRIEGILNKYCKFLPVPIKFGTRTRTEYAERDEEGNKKGEDKQITEDNIINNTDPAWTKQPSDLKEEDYKAFYRELYPGTFDEPLFNIHLNVDYPFNLTGILYFPKIKQNIQVQKDKIQLYSNQVFITDNVENIVPEFLTLLHGVIDSPDIPLNVSRSYLQSDHNVQKISNHISKKVSDKLNELFKVDREDFEKKWDDIKIFIQYGMLSDEKFYERATKFWLFKNTDGKYFTMEEYKEHITANQTDKDNKLVYLYTNDQEAQHSYIDIAKEKGYDVLVMDSPLDSHFVNQMEQKLENSTFARVDADIIDKLINKEDAAPSKLSDEEKETLKPLFEKQVNPEGGAGKFTVQFENLSENEMPVVITQPEFMRRMNDMQRLSGQAGMMGGLEFFNLVVNANHPKVGELLNASEEEKETKTKQLCDLALLSQGLLKGKELSAFLKRSVELI